One window of the Osmerus mordax isolate fOsmMor3 chromosome 2, fOsmMor3.pri, whole genome shotgun sequence genome contains the following:
- the tex30 gene encoding testis-expressed protein 30, whose protein sequence is MILTHGAGGDMNFKHLVFMAHAAASKGIVCLRFTCKGLHFAYRLKAYHAVWDYVQDLKQFTLRKIFICGWSMGSRVASALARQLSDGTKDTVQGLVCLSFPLYPPGQKHTHCQRSEDLRGMPVEVPVLFVSGTRDNMCERTALEDVVEEMTAPATVYWVEGASHGLTLKGRAEESVMDEVNSRVLSWVLQHT, encoded by the exons ATGATACTTACGCATGGTGCTGGTGGTGATATGAACTTCAAACATCTGGTTTTTATGGCTCATGCTGCAGCCTCTAAAGGAATAGTTTGTCTCCGCTTCACGTGTAAAGGTTTACATTTTGCTTACAGGCTTAAGGCTTATCATGCCGTTTGG GATTATGTTCAAGACCTCAAGCAATTCACACTAagaaaaatatttatttgtg gcTGGTCTATGGGGTCTCGTGTAGCCTCTGCCCTGGCCAGGCAGCTCAGTGACGGGACTAAGGATACAGTCCAGggcctggtctgtctgtccttccccCTGTACCCCCCAGGCCAGAAACACACGCACTGCCAGAGGAGTGAGGACCTTCGGGGGATGCCTGTAGAGGTGCCTGTGCTTTTTGTCTCGGGCACCAGAGACAACATGTGTGAAAGG ACTGCCCTGGAGGATGTGGTGGAGGAGATGACGGCTCCTGCTACCGTCTACTGGGTCGAGGGGGCCAGCCACGGACTCACACTGAAGGGGAGGGCCGAGGAATCTGTCATGGATGAAGTGAACTCACGGGTCCTCTCCTGGGTTTTGCAGCACACCTGA
- the LOC136967591 gene encoding toll-like receptor 13 — MVHLRKLILTEVDLSNQTSADVIFHNLTKLEELKLLACRLNILEGSLTKDLRSLRTFFVHMRNIYNVIYSFTEPLVSLKYIKFDKFETFCSCDNAWLVPWSKNQKQVEVIINPLEAQELDVNSLKCLSDNGIDRLNFLKYSEANCSTDPGFVLFLATSLGVLLFMLAVLLHNLAGHYLLPLYHITLGWLSEATRSNSRRRYQYDAFVSYSGKDERWLGKDIVENITESLYRSRHTLCLVSRHYLHSNWCSLEMRLATCRLQAEHRDVLILVFLEKISPRRLSVHHRLARLVKTRTYLDWPQEPGQQEAFWVKLWTKLKPPTQD; from the exons ATGGTTCACTTGAGGAAGCTGATTTTGACAGAGGTGGATCTTTCAAATCAGACCTCTGCTGACGTTATTTTTCACAATCTGACCAAATTGGAGGAACTGAAACTTTTGGCATGTAGGTTAAACATCTTAGAGGGTAGTTTAACGAAAGACCTCAGATCTTTAAGAACATTCTTTGTGCACATGAGAAACATCTATAATGTGATCTATAGCTTCACAGAGCCTCTTGTTAGTCTAAAATACATAAAGTTTGACAAATTTGAGACTTTCTGCAGTTGTGACAATGCCTGGCTTGTGCCCTGGTCAAAGAATCAGAAACAGGTCGAAGTGATTATAAATCCCTTAGAGGCACAAGAATTGGATGTAAACAGTCTTAAATGCTTGTCAGACAATGGGATAGACAGACTGAACTTCCTCAAGTACTCAGAGGCCAACTGCAGTACAGATCCTGGCTTTGTACTGTTTCTTGCCACCAGCCTTGGGGTCCTGTTGTTCATGCTGGCGGTGCTGCTCCACAACCTGGCTGGTcactacctcctccccctctaccacATCACCCTGGGCTGGCTGTCTGAGGCCACGCGCTCCAACAGCAGACGGCGCTACCAATATGACGCGTTCGTGTCCTACAGCGGAAAGGACGAGCgctgg CTGGGGAAGGACATCGTGGAGAACATCACCGAGAGCCTCTACCGGAGCCGTCACACCCTCTGCCTGGTCAGCCGCCACTACCTCCACAGCAACTGGTGCTCCCTGGAGATGAGGCTGGCCACCTGCCGTCTGCAGGCCGAGCACAGGGACGTGCTCATCCTGGTCTTCCTGGAGAAGATCTCCCCTCGCCGGCTGTCCGTCCATCACAGGCTGGCACGGCTGGTAAAGACTAGGACCTATCTAGACTGGCCCCAGGAACCAGGTCAGCAAGAGGCCTTCTGGGTCAAACTGTGGACTAAACTGAAACCTCCAACCCAAGACTGA